TTACATGGGAGCCCTTAGTGCGATAGCGAGCGGTAAAGGGGTATTGAGGGAATTTTACGACAGATTGGTGAAGAAAGGTAAGCCGAAAAAGGTAGCGGTGACGGCCTGTGCGCGTAAGCTCCTGTTATTTGCGTTTGCCAAGTATAAGAAAGC
The sequence above is a segment of the Thermodesulfatator atlanticus DSM 21156 genome. Coding sequences within it:
- a CDS encoding transposase, whose product is VRNRGEAVALVGLDPETKESGNTKKAAQISKKGDKRLRGLLYMGALSAIASGKGVLREFYDRLVKKGKPKKVAVTACARKLLLFAFAKYKKAMEELQLQMA